A stretch of DNA from Coccidioides posadasii str. Silveira chromosome 1, complete sequence:
TCCTTGCTAATGCCGGTGTTCTGGATAAGATTATCGTCCAAGTCTCTACGGCAGAAGATATAGTCCCATGCATCGTCCGTTAGTTGTTCTGGCTTAATCCCAAGAGAGCCAGACTCGTTGCCATATCTGTCCTTCTGGAGTAAGTGGGAAATAGTATAATATGCCTGATAGATGGTACTATCACTCAAACTTTCCACGAGGAATTGCGGATCCCACGGCAGCTTAGAGCCGAGGCCATAAGTTCTCGCGCAAGCCCAGCGATTGAGCCACTCAAGATTCTTTTCGAATCCGTGTCGAGTCTCTGGAAGATAAGTGTTGAGACTGTTCGCAACGTAATTTTGGGTGTCACGAAGCCATTGAGGATCATTTGGACCATAATTCATGAACCATTGACCAAGGTATGCCACCACGCAGTCGTCGCCACTTCGGCTCACAACTTTACCCATCGGGTCGGCATATGCGAACGCATCACCGCTTTCAATGAGCTGCTTTCGGACTTTCTCCTTCGCGGATTGAACAGGCTCGCCCTTGAAGTCACCCACAAGCATTGTCCCCTTGTAAAAGCCCTCGTTATAAGCCAATTCCTTGGCTTGGGTAAGCTGTGTGGTATCTTTTGGAGAGTTAATTTTCAACTTCTTCACCAAGGTTGGCGCGGTGAGGTTTCCATATGTTGGTGTCTCAATTATAGGAATAATCTCTAATTCCGCCCATTCCTTTTTGATGCCATAGTAGTCCGCTTTCTTGGCGAGATCAGAAACGGTGGCAAAATCGTCAGGGCTGTCTGACGGGACTGAAGTCACGACACCGGTTCCTTTGCTGGCGGAGACAGTTTCCATAGGCAAGATTCTAACACCTTCCTTGTGCACGGACAACGGGGCGTTTACCAATGTGCCAACAAAGGTGGACCCAGGTGCTTCAGCAACAAGAGGAAGCTCGCTCTGGTCCCGCGGAAATTGATCCATTTCGAAAAAGGTTCCTTGGAAAGCCATATTCCAAGCGCCACGTTTTGTCACCACATAGTACTCCTTATCTTTCACTTTAAAGACACCATAATTGAGCGATGGTCCGACATAGCAGCAGGTCTGACCGTACATTGTCTCGGGACGCATCGTAGCAGGCACAAAGTACACATTTGCGTCGCTTTCAATCTTCCCTTGTAGAATCTCTTTCGCTTTTGGGGACCATTCTTTAACTTTCAATTTCAATGCAGTATATTCCTGCGGCCCAACTCCTTCACCCTCATTTCTATCGTGATCCATACAAGGTTGTCCATCTTTTGGAGAATAGATTGTGTATCGGTTACCATACATAATTTTGCCCATTTCATGCAGACGATTCATCTGCCACCGAACAAATGAGTCGAAATATGGATTAATGTCGGTTGTGACAAACTGTCTTCGCCAATCGACTCTCGCTCCCATGCTATCTAGATCACGGATCCAGAGTGGTGGGAAATACTGAAGCCAGTGGTCAGGGTCGGCGAACTTATGGACCTCTTCAAGCGGTATGCCCAAAGCCAACATGATCTGGAACTGGTATTTTAACTTCACGGTTTTGCTTGCGGCCTTGCTCTTCTTTCCCGAAAATTTTGAAGGATCTTCTTTAATCTGAACTGTTGCCGCCGCCGGAGCCGCATCCGCTTCCTCGTAGTCTTCGTTATATTTCTCGAAATACTTGCCAAATTTCTTGATATCATCGACAAGCTTATCTGCGCACGCCTTAATTGGCATACCGGTACAGTGGAAACCGAGAGGAAACAAAGATCGTTTGCCTTCCATTCTAGCAAATCCGGCCATAAACTCAATTTTACTTGCAGTAAAACTGTGTCCGGCGTGCGGAGAGCCATTCATGTACGGAAAGGCCATTGTTCCAAAGAATTTTGGATATTTGGCCCGAACCTCAGCGGGTGACATAGAGTCGAAGGGAATTTCGGAAAGCGAGGGCGCATCGACCTCGAATaccctcttttctttccattGCGCCTGGTACTTCTTCTCAATCGCGATAAGGGTGTCTCTTTTCTCAGTCTGAGGGAGTTAGTAGAGGGCGGGGAAGCGGACAGGGGTCTGAGGAGCTCACGTTCTCGAGTTTAAGAGTATTTTTGGTACTGTTGCTGGGGTCCAGCGCAGCAGCTGCGGCGACTGCTGCAGACATGGCTATCGAGGTATAAGACGACCGGATTTTCGTGAGGCACTGAGGGAAAAGGACTCCAATATCTGCTTGGTGC
This window harbors:
- the CDC60_1 gene encoding cytosolic leucyl tRNA synthetase (BUSCO:48708at4751~EggNog:ENOG410PGGF~COG:J~BUSCO:635at33183) → MSAAVAAAAALDPSNSTKNTLKLENTEKRDTLIAIEKKYQAQWKEKRVFEVDAPSLSEIPFDSMSPAEVRAKYPKFFGTMAFPYMNGSPHAGHSFTASKIEFMAGFARMEGKRSLFPLGFHCTGMPIKACADKLVDDIKKFGKYFEKYNEDYEEADAAPAAATVQIKEDPSKFSGKKSKAASKTVKLKYQFQIMLALGIPLEEVHKFADPDHWLQYFPPLWIRDLDSMGARVDWRRQFVTTDINPYFDSFVRWQMNRLHEMGKIMYGNRYTIYSPKDGQPCMDHDRNEGEGVGPQEYTALKLKVKEWSPKAKEILQGKIESDANVYFVPATMRPETMYGQTCCYVGPSLNYGVFKVKDKEYYVVTKRGAWNMAFQGTFFEMDQFPRDQSELPLVAEAPGSTFVGTLVNAPLSVHKEGVRILPMETVSASKGTGVVTSVPSDSPDDFATVSDLAKKADYYGIKKEWAELEIIPIIETPTYGNLTAPTLVKKLKINSPKDTTQLTQAKELAYNEGFYKGTMLVGDFKGEPVQSAKEKVRKQLIESGDAFAYADPMGKVVSRSGDDCVVAYLGQWFMNYGPNDPQWLRDTQNYVANSLNTYLPETRHGFEKNLEWLNRWACARTYGLGSKLPWDPQFLVESLSDSTIYQAYYTISHLLQKDRYGNESGSLGIKPEQLTDDAWDYIFCRRDLDDNLIQNTGISKEAYLTIRREFEYWYPLDVRVSGKDLIQNHLTFWLYVHIALFPEEYWPRSVRANGHLLLNGEKMSKSTGNFLTLRDAVDKYGADATRIAFADAGDGIEDANFEESVANSNILRLHTLKEWVEDIIKDNSLRTGPADAFVDKLFNNEMNVLVHDARKHYSDTNFKLALKSALYEFTSARDFYREQASAAGIGMHRDVILRYIELQALLLTPIAPHWAEYVWLEVLKKVYSCVFKHVTILLTLNSLKPFNTLFSLKPQSQCPLFQQLSITFAQHPPVSHLLKQHMSRRFLKAKPSHLTPGNPRRLLSSLRRNSQRGKKSTLILSAKLSMQ
- the CDC60_1 gene encoding cytosolic leucyl tRNA synthetase, variant 2 (BUSCO:48708at4751~EggNog:ENOG410PGGF~COG:J~BUSCO:635at33183); this translates as MSAAVAAAAALDPSNSTKNTLKLENTEKRDTLIAIEKKYQAQWKEKRVFEVDAPSLSEIPFDSMSPAEVRAKYPKFFGTMAFPYMNGSPHAGHSFTASKIEFMAGFARMEGKRSLFPLGFHCTGMPIKACADKLVDDIKKFGKYFEKYNEDYEEADAAPAAATVQIKEDPSKFSGKKSKAASKTVKLKYQFQIMLALGIPLEEVHKFADPDHWLQYFPPLWIRDLDSMGARVDWRRQFVTTDINPYFDSFVRWQMNRLHEMGKIMYGNRYTIYSPKDGQPCMDHDRNEGEGVGPQEYTALKLKVKEWSPKAKEILQGKIESDANVYFVPATMRPETMYGQTCCYVGPSLNYGVFKVKDKEYYVVTKRGAWNMAFQGTFFEMDQFPRDQSELPLVAEAPGSTFVGTLVNAPLSVHKEGVRILPMETVSASKGTGVVTSVPSDSPDDFATVSDLAKKADYYGIKKEWAELEIIPIIETPTYGNLTAPTLVKKLKINSPKDTTQLTQAKELAYNEGFYKGTMLVGDFKGEPVQSAKEKVRKQLIESGDAFAYADPMGKVVSRSGDDCVVAYLGQWFMNYGPNDPQWLRDTQNYVANSLNTYLPETRHGFEKNLEWLNRWACARTYGLGSKLPWDPQFLVESLSDSTIYQAYYTISHLLQKDRYGNESGSLGIKPEQLTDDAWDYIFCRRDLDDNLIQNTGISKEAYLTIRREFEYWYPLDVRVSGKDLIQNHLTFWLYVHIALFPEEYWPRSVRANGHLLLNGEKMSKSTGNFLTLRDAVDKYGADATRIAFADAGDGIEDANFEESVANSNILRLHTLKEWVEDIIKDNSLRTGPADAFVDKLFNNEMNVLVHDARKHYSDTNFKLALKSALYEFTSARDFYREQASAAGIGMHRDVILRYIELQALLLTPIAPHWAEYVWLEVLKKPETIQYALFPEAPEPVPALSAAIDYIRSTSSSITSSEAAYVKKISKGKAVTFDPRKPKKITIFVAQKFPTWQEKYIDLVREAFDAVSISINDKELNAKVGKLGEMKKAMPFVQGLKRRLIQGKESPETVFNRQLAFDEAEVLRDMVGVVRKTTGCKVVEVISVEEGGKVGTTLNGEQRENLPPVAESAVPGQPSFHFENINDADAA